The proteins below are encoded in one region of Chelmon rostratus isolate fCheRos1 chromosome 21, fCheRos1.pri, whole genome shotgun sequence:
- the LOC121624688 gene encoding dnaJ homolog subfamily C member 7-like, with protein sequence MAAVDIDVPVDTEPQIRSAEDLERQAECFKEQGNVFYSQKDYSEAFNCYTKAIDTCPKNASYYGNRAATLMMLSRFREALEDSQQAVRLDDCFMKGHLREGKCHLSLGNAMAARRCFQKVLELEPSNREAQQENKTAATLLEFERMADFGFEKRDFRKVVFCMDRALAVSSACHRFKILKAECLALLGRYPEAQSVASDILRMDSTNADALYVRGLCLYYEDCIDKAVQFFVQALRMAPDHEKARLACRNAKALKAKKEEGNQAFKNNNYEAAYQLYTEALTIDPNNIKTNAKLYCNRATAGAKLKKLDQAIDDCTSAIKLDDTYIKAYLRRAQCYMNTEQYEEAVRDYETVYQTEKTPDHKRLLKTAQLELKKSKRKDYYKVLGVGKNATEDEIKKAYRKRALMHHPDRHSAATPEVQKEEEKKFKEVGEAFTVLSDPKKKIRYDNGHDLDDDGCFDGRDFDANNIFRAFFGGHGGGFSFDSSPDSAPGNFFFQFG encoded by the exons ATGGCAGCTGTTGACATCGACGTGCCGGTGGACACAGAACCCCAAATCCGCAGTGCGGAGGACCTGGAACG TCAAGCTGAATGCTTCAAAGAGCAAGGAAATGTATTCTACAGCCAGAAAGATTACTCTGAGGCTTTCAACTGCTATACTAAGGCCATTG ATACATGCCCCAAAAATGCCAGTTATTATGGCAACAGGGCAGCCACCCTCATGATGCTCAGTCGCTTTCGAGAGGCCCTAGAAGACTCTCAGCAGGCGGTGCGGCTCGATGACTGTTTCATGAAG GGCCATCTACGTGAGGGCAAGTGCCATCTGTCTTTGGGAAATGCCATGGCGGCCAGGCGCTGCTTTCAGAAGGTTTTGGAGCTGGAGCCAAGCAACAGAGAGGCTCAGCAGGAG AATAAGACTGCAGCAACTCTCCTGGAGTTCGAGCGGATGGCAGATTTTGGTTTTGAAAAGCGGGATTTCAGAAAG GTGGTGTTCTGTATGGATCGGGCCTTAGCTGTGTCTTCTGCCTGCCACCGCTTCAAAATCCTCAAGGCTGAGTGTCTGGCTCTGCTGGGACGCTATCCAGAAGCTCAGTCTGTAGCAAG TGATATCTTGCGAATGGATTCCACCAATGCAGATGCACTGTACGTTCGAGGCCTGTGTCTTTACTATGAGGACTGCATCGATAAGGCTGTACAATTCTTTGTCCAGGCTCTGCGAATGGCACCTGACCACGAAAAGGCCCGGTTAGCCTGCAGG AATGCCAAAGCCTTAAAAGCCAAGAAAGAGGAGGGCAACCAGGCATTCAAGAACAACAACTATGAAGCTGCCTACCAGCTGTATACTGAGGCCCTGACGATAGACCCCAACAACATCAAGACCAACGCGAAACTCTACTGCAACAGAGCCACAGCAGGAGCAAAG CTGAAGAAACTTGATCAAGCCATAGATGACTGCACCAGTGCGATCAAACTAGATGACACTTACATCAAGGCCTACTTAAGAAGAGCTCAGTG TTACATGAACACAGAGCAGTATGAGGAGGCAGTACGGGACTATGAAACAGTTTaccagacagaaaaaacaccag ATCACAAACGCCTCCTGAAGACGGCACAGCTGGAGCTAAAGAAGAGCAAGAGAAAAGATTACTACAAAGTGCTGGGGGTCGGCAAGAACGCCACTGAGGATGAGATCAAAAAGGCCTATCGCAAACGAGCCCTTATGCACCACCCAG ACCGCCACAGCGCAGCAACTCCAGAGgtgcagaaggaggaggaaaagaaattCAAGGAGGTGGGTGAGGCCTTCACTGTGCTCTCTGACCCAAAGAAGAAGATCCGCTATGACAACGGACATGACCTGGATGATGACGGCTGCTTTGATGGGAGAG attttgACGCAAACAACATCTTCAGGGCTTTCTTCGGTGGCCATGGTGGAGGATTCAGTTTCGATTCCAGTCcag ACTCTGCACCTGGAAATTTCTTTTTCCAATTTGGCTAA